In Desulfosediminicola ganghwensis, a single window of DNA contains:
- the mltG gene encoding endolytic transglycosylase MltG yields MNEITERSPKTTFRLFKRVVLWTTLFLSLITIGIVVWLGSYAMGRNTDIKTDSVIIDIPPGTSVRGISAILGESGLIKDDIRFLIFTRILGVSGKLRAGEFAIATGKNPLEVIDLLVQAVPLQHSVTIPEGLKIEEIAEIFAGQGWCEANEYIKLSRDPSFIEELGLGEMPSLEGYLYPDTYYLTRSKHGPRKLIEMQVKRFHTIWGELTKDLASAPDMADTVTLASIVEKETGAPSERPLIAGVFHNRLQKGMRLQSDPTVVYGVEGANGPITRSQLRATTPYNTYVIPALPVGPIANPGKDALHAVLNPAETKYLYFVSKNDGTHQFSTNLRDHNRAVQKYQRKK; encoded by the coding sequence GTGAACGAAATTACAGAACGTAGCCCGAAAACAACATTCCGACTATTTAAAAGGGTCGTCCTCTGGACGACCCTTTTTCTATCTCTTATCACCATTGGCATAGTTGTCTGGCTTGGCAGTTATGCGATGGGCCGCAACACCGATATCAAGACAGATTCGGTTATCATCGATATTCCACCCGGAACTTCCGTACGCGGAATCAGTGCCATTCTCGGAGAATCAGGTCTGATCAAGGACGATATCCGGTTCCTGATCTTTACCAGGATCCTTGGCGTCTCAGGCAAACTCAGGGCAGGAGAGTTTGCCATTGCCACCGGGAAAAATCCCCTCGAAGTGATTGACCTTCTGGTTCAAGCTGTTCCTCTCCAGCACAGCGTTACCATCCCGGAAGGTTTGAAAATTGAAGAAATTGCTGAAATCTTTGCCGGTCAGGGGTGGTGTGAGGCCAATGAATATATCAAGCTCTCGCGAGATCCTTCTTTTATAGAGGAACTGGGGCTCGGTGAGATGCCTTCTCTGGAAGGATACCTCTACCCGGATACCTACTATCTGACCCGCAGTAAACATGGCCCCCGTAAGCTCATCGAAATGCAGGTCAAACGTTTTCATACAATCTGGGGCGAGTTGACAAAAGATCTCGCTTCCGCACCTGATATGGCCGATACGGTCACCCTCGCTTCCATAGTGGAGAAAGAGACCGGGGCGCCATCCGAGAGACCACTGATTGCCGGGGTTTTTCATAACCGACTCCAAAAAGGCATGCGTCTGCAGTCTGATCCGACGGTTGTGTATGGTGTAGAGGGTGCCAACGGTCCCATCACCAGATCGCAACTGAGGGCAACCACGCCCTATAATACTTATGTTATACCTGCATTGCCGGTTGGCCCCATAGCCAACCCGGGGAAAGACGCGCTGCATGCTGTTTTGAATCCGGCTGAAACCAAGTATCTGTATTTTGTTTCGAAAAATGACGGAACTCATCAATTTTCGACAAATCTCAGAGATCACAACCGGGCTGTACAAAAATATCAGCGGAAAAAATAG
- a CDS encoding dual CXXC motif small (seleno)protein, with protein sequence MKCRKCSAKLEVHRMCRRVRMRCTGCKTEYQIHEVASDLDEETEELLARYTSIVYD encoded by the coding sequence ATGAAATGCCGTAAGTGTTCAGCAAAACTGGAAGTACACCGTATGTGCCGCAGAGTGCGGATGCGGTGTACAGGCTGCAAAACAGAATACCAAATCCATGAAGTAGCCAGCGATCTCGATGAAGAGACAGAAGAGCTGCTGGCCCGCTACACCTCGATCGTCTACGATTGA
- the lon gene encoding endopeptidase La translates to MDDFSSNEDMEIPEVLPMMAVRDVVVFNYMIIPLFVGRPGSVEAVNEALNSNKLLMLVTQKDATKDDPKEDDLYDVGMVCMVMRTLKMPDGRLKVLVQAMSKARIKEYTRTDPSYEVAVEVIEDVEAEEISVEVEAMMRTVREQTEKIMSLRGILSADLMMIINNIEDPGRLADLVGSNLRLKIVESQAILEEVDPVKRLKLVNQLLSKELEVSTVQAKIQNDAKEEMSKSQREYFLREQLHALQKELGDTDERAQEIEELEEKLKKTKMPKDVKKEAQKQLSRMEMMHPDSSEATIIRTYIDWILDIPWHKSTTDRLDLVEAKLVLDEDHYGLEKVKERILEYLAVRKLNESTKGPILCFVGPPGVGKTSLGQSIARAMGRKFHRISLGGMRDEAEIRGHRRTYIGAMPGRIVQGLKTVASNNPIFMMDEIDKIGSDYRGDPSSALLEVLDPEQNSEFSDHYLNLPLDLSKVMFITTANMSDTIPGPLLDRMEVIRLSGYTLEEKTVIARKYLLPRQLKENGLKPSHMRMTDETLQQVITHYTYEAGLRNLEREIGKVCRKVARKVAEGGRGPYTVSKNNIDKYLGPPKTIPESEIERLEQPGLVTGLAWTEVGGEILQIEVNLMPGKGKLTLTGQLGDVMKESAQAALTYCRSRSEDLKVAEDYFDKIDLHVHVPAGAIPKDGPSAGITMATALYSAIVKEKVVGKLAMTGEVTLRGRVLPIGGLKEKALAALRAGIDKVIIPEQNKKDLADIPQDIRDKMDFFPVKDMDEVVKIAFGKTKAKAKAKAKAKTKATPGTKKASTGKK, encoded by the coding sequence ATGGATGATTTTTCAAGTAATGAGGACATGGAAATCCCCGAAGTGCTGCCGATGATGGCAGTACGGGATGTGGTGGTTTTCAACTACATGATCATTCCTCTATTTGTGGGTCGTCCAGGATCTGTGGAGGCTGTGAATGAAGCCTTGAATTCAAACAAGCTCCTCATGCTTGTTACCCAGAAGGATGCCACAAAGGATGATCCTAAGGAAGATGACCTGTATGACGTAGGTATGGTGTGTATGGTTATGCGGACCCTGAAAATGCCGGATGGCCGTTTGAAAGTTCTGGTACAGGCGATGTCGAAAGCACGCATTAAGGAATACACCCGTACGGATCCGTCCTATGAAGTTGCAGTTGAAGTCATAGAGGATGTAGAGGCTGAAGAAATTTCGGTTGAAGTCGAAGCGATGATGCGCACGGTCAGAGAGCAGACTGAGAAAATTATGTCTCTACGCGGCATTCTCTCTGCAGACCTGATGATGATCATCAACAATATAGAGGACCCAGGTCGTCTTGCTGATCTGGTAGGTTCAAACCTGCGCCTGAAAATAGTCGAATCACAGGCGATTCTTGAGGAGGTTGACCCGGTAAAGCGTCTCAAGCTGGTAAATCAGCTGCTTTCTAAAGAGCTTGAGGTTTCTACTGTCCAGGCCAAGATTCAGAATGACGCCAAAGAGGAAATGAGCAAATCCCAGCGGGAATATTTCCTCAGGGAACAGCTTCATGCACTCCAGAAAGAGCTTGGTGATACCGACGAGCGTGCCCAGGAGATCGAGGAACTTGAGGAAAAACTCAAGAAAACCAAGATGCCTAAGGACGTGAAGAAAGAGGCGCAGAAGCAGCTGAGTCGTATGGAGATGATGCACCCTGATTCTTCAGAGGCGACCATCATCCGCACGTATATAGACTGGATTCTCGATATTCCCTGGCATAAATCGACCACAGACCGGCTTGATCTGGTCGAGGCCAAGCTGGTTCTTGATGAGGATCACTATGGCCTGGAAAAGGTCAAGGAACGTATTCTTGAGTACCTTGCTGTTCGCAAACTCAACGAATCCACCAAGGGCCCGATTCTCTGCTTTGTAGGCCCTCCGGGTGTTGGTAAAACATCTCTCGGTCAGTCGATAGCACGAGCAATGGGACGTAAGTTTCATCGTATCTCCCTCGGTGGTATGCGTGACGAGGCTGAGATTCGAGGTCATCGACGTACCTATATCGGTGCAATGCCTGGACGTATCGTACAGGGCTTGAAGACTGTCGCTTCGAACAACCCGATTTTCATGATGGATGAGATCGACAAGATCGGCTCAGATTACCGGGGCGATCCATCGTCGGCCCTGCTCGAGGTACTTGATCCTGAACAGAACTCAGAATTCTCCGATCATTACCTCAATTTGCCGCTGGACCTGTCCAAGGTGATGTTTATCACCACGGCAAATATGTCAGATACCATCCCCGGTCCACTCCTGGACAGGATGGAGGTGATCAGACTTTCCGGATACACCCTTGAGGAAAAGACAGTTATCGCCCGCAAGTATCTGTTGCCGCGACAGCTCAAGGAAAATGGTCTGAAGCCCTCACACATGCGAATGACTGATGAGACCTTGCAGCAGGTAATCACTCACTACACCTATGAGGCGGGCCTGCGAAATCTTGAGCGGGAAATCGGTAAAGTCTGTCGAAAAGTTGCCCGTAAGGTTGCTGAAGGTGGACGCGGACCGTACACCGTGAGCAAGAATAACATCGATAAGTACCTTGGACCACCAAAGACCATTCCGGAGTCTGAGATCGAGAGATTGGAGCAGCCCGGTCTTGTTACCGGTCTGGCCTGGACAGAAGTTGGTGGGGAAATCCTGCAGATCGAAGTTAACCTGATGCCCGGTAAAGGAAAACTTACCCTTACAGGCCAGCTTGGCGATGTGATGAAAGAGTCTGCCCAGGCAGCGCTCACGTATTGCAGAAGCCGCTCAGAAGATCTGAAAGTTGCTGAGGATTACTTCGATAAGATTGATCTTCATGTTCACGTTCCTGCAGGAGCTATTCCGAAAGACGGGCCATCTGCCGGTATTACCATGGCAACAGCGCTCTATTCTGCGATTGTAAAGGAGAAGGTTGTCGGTAAACTCGCCATGACCGGTGAGGTGACTCTACGGGGCAGGGTTCTGCCAATCGGTGGTCTGAAAGAAAAGGCCCTGGCTGCTCTGAGAGCTGGTATCGACAAGGTGATTATACCTGAGCAGAATAAAAAGGATCTTGCAGATATTCCTCAGGATATTCGCGACAAGATGGACTTTTTCCCTGTAAAGGATATGGATGAGGTGGTGAAGATTGCTTTTGGCAAAACTAAAGCAAAAGCAAAAGCAAAAGCCAAAGCCAAAACCAAGGCCACTCCCGGTACCAAGAAGGCTTCCACCGGTAAGAAGTAA
- the pyrE gene encoding orotate phosphoribosyltransferase, with protein sequence MTDRQRLKEILLEKSYRKGTFTLTSGKTSDFYIDGKQTTLSAEGAYLCGKLLMELVYNSGENIEAIGGMTLGADPLVTAASVVSFLEEKPIPAFIVRKEAKGHGTGNYIEGLNNMPEGCTVALVEDVVTTGGTLIKVIERVEAQGFKVGLVATVVERQEGGVEVLEKAGYRLESIFTKEELLS encoded by the coding sequence ATGACTGACAGACAGCGTCTAAAAGAGATATTACTGGAAAAATCATACCGTAAAGGCACTTTTACCCTCACCTCCGGCAAAACATCAGATTTTTATATTGATGGCAAGCAGACCACGCTCAGTGCCGAAGGTGCCTACCTGTGCGGTAAGCTGTTAATGGAACTCGTCTACAACAGCGGCGAAAACATAGAAGCAATTGGCGGCATGACCCTTGGTGCAGATCCGCTTGTAACCGCCGCATCTGTAGTGAGTTTTCTGGAAGAAAAGCCAATTCCCGCTTTTATCGTAAGAAAAGAAGCTAAAGGACACGGTACCGGCAATTACATCGAGGGTCTCAATAATATGCCAGAAGGCTGTACTGTAGCCCTGGTGGAAGATGTGGTAACCACAGGCGGCACCCTTATAAAAGTAATTGAGCGTGTTGAAGCTCAGGGCTTTAAAGTAGGGTTGGTCGCTACAGTCGTTGAACGCCAGGAAGGTGGCGTTGAAGTGCTGGAAAAAGCAGGATATCGCCTCGAATCCATTTTCACTAAAGAGGAGCTGCTGAGCTAA
- the hflX gene encoding GTPase HflX: MARTLCQISQELNRQVGILIHRSGKIETVIVGSFSSILIPQLSHLRSSGGRLRGVRLVHTHLAGEDISDEDLMDLLFLRLDLLSVLKITDDGLPERLYSVHLVPNKREDGRNWIFLPPVHPAAQTESFENLVAALEAEFSRAHKVRKVETGKDRAILVSVSTESKMQAQESMNELVELARTDDVEVLETVLQRRRVVNPRTILGRGKLADIMILALQLDANLLIFNQELNPSQIRSITDFTDLRVIDRTQLILDIFAHRAMSREGKLQVEMAQLKYMMPRLSSRDDALSRLTGGIGARGPGETKLEIDRRRINDRLARLAKELKNVSRERYRRRSQRRKKDLPVISLVGYTNAGKSTLLNTLTNSDILAENKLFATLDPTSRRLRFPTDMEVIITDTVGFIRNLPEDLIQAFMATLEELQEADLLVHVIDVSNPNYHEHVRVVESLLSELELNSIPILKVFNKLDRIENPEMIRTECEREGVLVSAIQSETLAPFLQEAERMMGKGLQGYGPNRR; encoded by the coding sequence ATGGCACGTACTTTGTGCCAGATCTCACAGGAACTCAACCGTCAGGTTGGTATTCTCATTCATCGATCGGGAAAAATTGAGACAGTAATTGTCGGTAGTTTTTCATCCATCCTGATTCCACAACTCTCCCATCTGAGAAGCTCAGGTGGCCGGTTGCGTGGTGTCCGTCTTGTCCATACCCATTTGGCTGGTGAGGACATAAGTGACGAGGACTTGATGGATTTGCTGTTCCTCAGGCTCGATCTGCTCTCTGTATTAAAGATTACCGATGATGGGTTGCCTGAGCGTTTGTATTCCGTACATTTGGTGCCTAACAAGCGGGAAGACGGCAGAAACTGGATTTTTCTGCCTCCGGTACACCCTGCGGCCCAGACAGAAAGTTTTGAAAATCTGGTTGCTGCTCTCGAAGCTGAATTCTCCCGCGCCCACAAGGTACGTAAGGTTGAAACCGGCAAGGACAGAGCAATACTGGTCAGCGTCAGTACTGAATCGAAGATGCAGGCTCAGGAGTCGATGAATGAGCTGGTGGAATTGGCCAGAACTGACGATGTCGAAGTACTGGAGACGGTGCTGCAGAGAAGGCGTGTGGTCAATCCCAGGACAATTCTCGGCAGGGGCAAGCTCGCCGACATTATGATCCTCGCTCTGCAGCTGGACGCCAATCTGCTCATATTCAACCAGGAGTTGAATCCGTCCCAGATACGATCAATAACAGATTTCACGGATCTCAGGGTAATCGATCGAACCCAGCTCATTCTTGATATATTCGCCCACAGAGCGATGAGCAGAGAGGGAAAGCTCCAGGTGGAAATGGCACAGCTGAAATATATGATGCCCCGGCTATCCTCCAGAGATGATGCGCTTTCCAGGCTGACAGGCGGTATTGGTGCCAGAGGTCCGGGCGAAACAAAGCTGGAAATCGACCGCAGACGTATCAATGACAGGTTGGCGAGGCTGGCTAAAGAGTTGAAAAATGTCAGCAGGGAACGGTATCGCCGTCGCTCCCAGAGGAGAAAAAAGGACCTGCCAGTCATTTCCCTGGTTGGTTATACCAACGCTGGCAAATCGACCTTATTAAATACCCTTACCAACTCAGATATCCTGGCCGAGAATAAACTCTTTGCCACTCTCGATCCCACCAGTCGTAGATTGCGCTTTCCCACCGACATGGAGGTGATCATTACTGACACTGTGGGCTTTATCCGCAATCTTCCCGAGGATCTGATTCAGGCATTTATGGCTACCCTGGAGGAGTTGCAGGAAGCAGATCTGCTGGTACACGTTATTGATGTATCCAACCCCAATTATCATGAGCACGTCAGGGTCGTTGAGAGCCTGCTTAGTGAACTGGAGCTGAATTCTATTCCAATCCTCAAAGTGTTCAACAAGTTGGATCGGATTGAGAACCCGGAGATGATACGGACGGAGTGTGAGCGCGAAGGTGTGCTGGTGAGTGCTATCCAATCAGAGACGCTCGCCCCGTTCCTGCAGGAGGCAGAGCGGATGATGGGCAAGGGGCTACAGGGTTACGGGCCAAATCGAAGATAG
- a CDS encoding NAD+ synthase gives MKIALVQINPVLGDFPANCQKMIDYAGEAYIKGCKLVVFPELAISGYPPQDLLERQSFVRDHEKAKVALINSLPAIDVMFGCIEQRIGGGGKPLYNSAVVVRNGEVVFKAHKQLLPSYDVFDETRYFEPGSPSELYELDGHFFGVSVCEDVWHHEVHDYTVDPLAEIHNKANEQGVKLSGMINISASPFQRDKEDTRRSIFKRYCNDYQTPFLYCNQVGGQDSLIFDGRSLAMDQKGEVVAQSLGFAEDMVIVDTDNWRGDMHAQVDPPTISTVYDALVLGVRDYVTKCGFKSAVIGLSGGIDSALTAALAVAALGKENVLGVAMPSPYSSRESLEDARQLAANLDCSFEIIPIAPLFDQFKESLSPLFADFEHDLTEQNLQARIRGNLLMALSNKFGHLLLTTGNKSEMAVGYCTLYGDMSGGLAVISDVPKQLVYELSRFVNIAREIIPERIIEKPPSAELKPDQLDQDDLPPYEILDAILELYLEEGKGITEIIDLGYAEAVVHDIIHRVRINEYKRKQAPMGLKVTTKAFGCGRRYPTTQRYRG, from the coding sequence GTGAAAATTGCTCTTGTTCAAATAAATCCGGTCCTTGGGGACTTCCCCGCCAACTGCCAGAAAATGATTGATTATGCCGGGGAGGCATACATCAAAGGCTGTAAACTGGTTGTTTTTCCTGAATTGGCAATTTCAGGCTATCCCCCGCAGGATCTGCTGGAACGTCAGTCCTTTGTCCGCGATCATGAAAAGGCTAAAGTGGCTCTCATTAATTCTTTGCCGGCGATCGACGTTATGTTTGGTTGCATAGAACAAAGGATTGGAGGGGGGGGTAAACCGCTTTATAACTCCGCAGTTGTTGTTCGAAACGGCGAGGTTGTTTTCAAGGCACACAAGCAGCTTCTTCCATCCTACGACGTTTTTGACGAAACACGATATTTCGAGCCCGGTTCCCCGTCTGAACTGTATGAGTTGGATGGTCACTTTTTCGGTGTTTCCGTCTGTGAAGATGTCTGGCATCATGAAGTGCATGATTATACAGTTGATCCGTTGGCCGAAATCCATAACAAGGCGAATGAACAAGGGGTTAAGCTGAGCGGGATGATCAACATCAGCGCCTCTCCTTTCCAGCGAGACAAAGAGGACACCCGTCGCTCAATCTTTAAGCGCTACTGCAATGATTATCAGACTCCCTTCCTCTACTGTAACCAGGTGGGCGGGCAGGATTCCCTGATATTCGATGGCCGCAGTCTGGCCATGGACCAAAAAGGTGAGGTGGTTGCCCAGTCGCTTGGCTTTGCCGAGGATATGGTGATTGTTGATACTGATAACTGGCGTGGAGATATGCACGCCCAGGTCGATCCGCCGACCATCAGCACAGTATACGATGCGTTGGTGCTGGGAGTTCGGGATTACGTTACCAAGTGTGGATTCAAATCAGCTGTGATTGGACTTTCAGGGGGAATAGACTCTGCCTTGACTGCGGCGCTTGCAGTTGCAGCCCTGGGGAAAGAAAACGTGCTTGGTGTAGCGATGCCATCGCCCTACAGCTCCCGTGAGTCACTTGAAGATGCCCGGCAGCTTGCAGCAAATCTTGACTGCAGCTTTGAAATTATACCCATTGCCCCGCTGTTTGATCAGTTTAAAGAAAGTCTGTCGCCATTATTTGCCGATTTTGAACACGATCTTACCGAGCAGAATCTTCAGGCGCGGATCCGCGGCAATTTATTGATGGCTCTGTCAAACAAGTTCGGGCATCTGTTGCTGACCACTGGCAACAAGAGTGAAATGGCGGTTGGATACTGTACCCTGTATGGAGACATGAGCGGTGGGCTTGCGGTGATATCCGACGTTCCCAAGCAGCTTGTATATGAGCTGTCGCGTTTTGTGAACATTGCGCGGGAGATCATACCGGAGCGTATAATCGAAAAGCCGCCCTCCGCAGAGCTGAAGCCTGATCAACTCGATCAGGATGATTTGCCGCCATACGAGATACTCGACGCTATTCTCGAGCTTTACCTGGAAGAGGGGAAGGGCATCACGGAAATTATCGATCTTGGTTATGCTGAGGCTGTGGTGCACGATATTATTCATCGGGTGCGCATTAATGAGTATAAACGTAAGCAGGCGCCCATGGGACTCAAGGTGACCACCAAGGCCTTCGGATGCGGTAGAAGGTACCCGACCACTCAAAGATATCGAGGCTAG